From Zea mays cultivar B73 chromosome 3, Zm-B73-REFERENCE-NAM-5.0, whole genome shotgun sequence:
CTGTTTTTTTGTCCTATTAAAAAAAAATCTTTTGACTACCTCCGTTCGTTCATTCATTCACAATATGACAATAGGCACTCGAGTTTCCTTCGTTCCTTTTTTTTACACCACAAACACACACACCCACAAAATGTGCAACATTTTTTGTGCCAGCAAGCAATGATTCTGCATCGCGTGGTTGCCCTGTGTTGCTCATGATCGCACGCAAGACTGTTCCACCTATCAATCAATGGAACCCCCAGCCGAATCGAATCTACAACTTGAGTAAAGTAATGGCCTTCCCCTGCCCTCATCGATTCTTCAGCCTTCACGTCTCCCTCTCTCCTATATTCATTCTTCATGCTACCGCCAATAATCCACAATTTTGGGTGCACTACCGACCGACTCACTTCAGCTTCAATCTTACAATTTGTAGTCGATGCAGACCTTGTGCTGCAGCCGAGTACTTATTTGTCAGCATCAACCTTTGTTTCCCTGCCAGTAATGCCTGACAGTACTTATTCGTGTTTAAGTGCCAAATAACTAAGATTTTATGCTGCTGAGGTTGATCAGCTTAGCACTTCACCTGTTACCACTATTTACCGTCCTTCCAAGATCTGTAACTAAACTGGGCCAGTGTCCACCTGCTACCACTATGTATAGCCCTTGTGGATTTCTGCAGCTGCAGTTTGCTATGATGCTCGTTAGCAGACGAAGGCAGGAAAAAACGAAGTAGATCAACCAACAAATCATAGAGCACGACACACAGATTTACGTGGAAAACCCTTCAATGCGAATGGAAAAACCACGGGCACCAGACAGACGAAACCTTCACTATATGTGGAGTGTTTATAGAATGCCGTTCGTAGACGGCGGCTTACAAGAGGAGTAAATAATGACGACGCGCAACAGACCCTAATTAGGGTCACTAATATATTCGAACATACGCTCTGGCCTAAGCCTCCCGGCGACGGGCCTCCATAtgcagaatttggatcacaaactcaacaatgCTAAGCATATAAACACACAGGCAGCTAAACATCCAAGGTGTGCTAGGTTGCAGCAAAACATATATGCTGTTCATCTTACCCAAGTAACACCATTTGTATGAGTTTTAACCATTAGGCATTGGTTGTCAGACAGTGTTAACCATTATGCAGTTCTTTTGGTGTCTTATGCATTTGTAAAtaaagtaataaactagacatgctAATGCCAACCTATTCCTGCAGCAACTGAGTCGTGGCTATCGAGGATGATGCCGCGTTTCAGATAACAGAGACTGTGAGAGTGCACGACACACTTGACATGCAGAGATGAAGATCAGTGCGCTTCTCACCTCCGCGGGCATCAACATTGGCCTCTGTGTTCTCTTCCTGTCACTCTACTCCGTTCTCAGAAAGCAGCCGGCCAATGTCAGGGTCTACTTCGGCCGCAGGATCGCTGAGGAACACGATCGGCTCCGAGGGGCATTTATCTTGGAGAGGTTTGTCCCATCCACTGGATGGATAGTCAAAGCCCTGCAGTGTACTGAGGAAGAGATCCTGGCTGCTGCTGGGTTGGATGCTGTTGTTTTCAATAGAATTCTAGTATTCAGGTACGGTGTGCAAAACTTACTCCCTTCTTCCATTTTCGTTTCATTTGTGTCATGAAACTTTCATAATAGTGCATGTGTATAACCTCAGTAACAATTGGCAGACTGATGCATTTGTTTATATATTCAACAGCATACGCATCTTCTCCCTTGCCGCAGTTTTGTGTGTTTTCGGGATTCTTCCACTCAATTATTTTGGACAGGATATACACCATGTTCGAATTCCTTCAGAATCACTAGATATATTTACAATTGGCAATGTAGAAGTGAAATCAAGATGGTAAGCCAAGCAACGTCTTTTTTAATCTATTATCATGTGCTGCCATCAACTGCTGAAATGTTGTGCTTTTGTATATTATATATATGGCACGTTAGTTGCTGGCATTTTGAAAATGTCATTTGCCTTTGCCGGTAATCTACCGTGCGTCTTCACCCAACGAGCACTGTACAATAGAACAAAGTGTATGTTTTGATGTTCACTTTTTATTCTGGGTCCCTTGTAGGCTCTGGGTCCATTGTGTAACCCTGTACATAATTTCTGCAGTAGCTTGCATTCTTCTATACATTGTAAGTTCGCTTCCCATTTGGATTACTGGAATGCACATCTCCTTGTATCCAGAATGTTTTTGACGATTCATTTTACCCATAATCCAGGAGTACAAGCACATTGCCAGGTTGAAGCTCCTTCATCTTACAAGCGCAACACCAAAACCAAACCATTTTACAGTTCTTGTTCGTGGAATACCAAAGGCAGATAAAGAATCATGCAGTGATGTTGTTGATAATTTCTTCACAAAGTATCACTCATCTAGTTATCTCTTCCATCAAGTAGTTTACAAAGTCGGGAAAGTTCAGAAGATAATGGTACTTAACACTCAAATGCATTTCACTTTTTCTAATGACAAGCATTTACTAGTATAAACCTGTTTCTTCTGTTGATTAGATTTTCGCACATATGGATAATCATTTTTTTTGTATTTTTACATGAATCCGTGGAAATGTCTGCATTTGTTTTTTTggtggtggtggagtggaagttATGCATATTTCTATTTCACTTTATTTATGTTTTTTGTGTTACTTTAATCTTCATCTCTGACAGACTGGCGCAAAGAAGGCATATAAGAAGTTCAAACATTTCACAGATGAAACTGTCGATCAAGGTTGCAGGACAGTTACCTACCGCTGTTGTCTGTGTGGAGCTTCTTCAAATTCTTTCAAGTTGTTGAACACTGAGTGTGAGCAGAACAAGGGGAAAGCGGACAATAAATCCATCTTGGACTTAGACGATGAGGTTAAGCTTGCATGCATTTGTTCTTTTGCTTAACCTATCAGTTATTTAGAATAATTAGTAATTATCGTGTGGGATTGAATGCAGGAATGCACAACtgcttttgtatttttcaaaactCGGTATGCAGCACTTATTGCGTCAGAAATACTTCAAACATCTAACCCTATGAAATGGGTTGCTAATCTTGCTCCAGAACCAGAAGACGTGTATTGGTCCAATCTTTGGCTACCCTATAAGCAACTTTGGGCTCGCCGTATTGCTACACTCCTAGGCTCTATCTTTTTCATGTTCATATTTCTGATACCGGTGACATTTATACAAGGACTATCTCAGCTAGAGCAGTTGCAGCAGAGGCTTCCTTTCCTAAGAGGAATATTGAAGAAGTGAGTACAGAACTTCCAGTTGTGCTCCCCTAATGACAGTATAAAAATCATCTTGATAGAGTTTGACATATGCTGTGATCTCATGTTGCTAGACGCCAATGTTTTCAAGTCGGACGACTTACTGGTCGTTCTGGCTGACCGACTAGGGcgattaatcacgattagtcggacgacttggacGATTAATTGTAATTGGTCCAAACCGACTTGGACGATTAATCGCGAATAATCATGATtaatcggacgacttgaaaacattgctAGACGCTATTCATTTATCTGTCTCCACAATATACCTATTAACTGTTATTTATGTGCAGGAAATACTACATGACTCAGCTAGTAACTGGGTACCTTCCCAGTGTCATACTGCAAATCTTCCTGTACATTGTTGCTCCAATTATGATGCTGTTTTCTACATTGGAGGGCCCTACATCTCACAGTGAAAGGAAGAGAAGTGCTTGCTGTAAAGTGCTGTACTTTACAGTTTGGAACATATTCTTTGCTAATGTATTATCTGGTACTGTCATTAGTCAATTGAATGTGTTATCAAGCCCAAAGGACATACCTGTCCAGCTTGCTAAAGCTGTACCTGGACAGGTAAATCACATTCTTTTTTTCCGGTTCATGCTATATAAAGAACAAGATCTTGGCTAAGATATATAAATTTCTTGCATATGCAAATATACTATATTTGTTCTGTATTTAATTTTCATCTAATATTTCTTTTGCTTTTCTGCAAATCTAATTTTACTCCAGGCCACTTTCTTCATCACCTATGTCCTGACCTCAGGATGGGCTAGTTTGTCATCTGAAGTTATGCAACTCTTTGGTCTGATATGGAACTTTATAATCAAATACGTTCTGAGAAT
This genomic window contains:
- the LOC103650301 gene encoding CSC1-like protein RXW8, whose protein sequence is MKISALLTSAGINIGLCVLFLSLYSVLRKQPANVRVYFGRRIAEEHDRLRGAFILERFVPSTGWIVKALQCTEEEILAAAGLDAVVFNRILVFSIRIFSLAAVLCVFGILPLNYFGQDIHHVRIPSESLDIFTIGNVEVKSRWLWVHCVTLYIISAVACILLYIEYKHIARLKLLHLTSATPKPNHFTVLVRGIPKADKESCSDVVDNFFTKYHSSSYLFHQVVYKVGKVQKIMTGAKKAYKKFKHFTDETVDQGCRTVTYRCCLCGASSNSFKLLNTECEQNKGKADNKSILDLDDEECTTAFVFFKTRYAALIASEILQTSNPMKWVANLAPEPEDVYWSNLWLPYKQLWARRIATLLGSIFFMFIFLIPVTFIQGLSQLEQLQQRLPFLRGILKKKYYMTQLVTGYLPSVILQIFLYIVAPIMMLFSTLEGPTSHSERKRSACCKVLYFTVWNIFFANVLSGTVISQLNVLSSPKDIPVQLAKAVPGQATFFITYVLTSGWASLSSEVMQLFGLIWNFIIKYVLRMREDTEFVPSFPYHTEVPKVLLFGLLGFTFSVLAPLILPFLLVYFCLGYVVYRNQLLNVYRTRYDTGGLYWPIAYNTVIFSLVLTQIICLGVFGLKESPVAAGFTVPLIILTLLFNQYCRNRLLPLFKTFPAQDLIDMDREDERSGRMDEIHHGLHSAYCQFADTVDVPLDKIEIVGGDEEQGSSSGQSSVKETCEDPKKHLAHPTLKGLPVNRLRHAVRSVTFLIRLQRRGLSEQKIG